In the Chroococcidiopsis sp. SAG 2025 genome, one interval contains:
- a CDS encoding glycosyltransferase encodes MRKLYFLVPGTGGKFACGGLWAELKTLNLAKQICDAAAVTYRQREKDTPFLQDLLQSNLNADDVIFVLSWGFDVAKLANQLKQYHAIYHAHSTNYGFRLSANIPIITVSRHTMGYWGQRSPHSLIYYLPNQISDEFQNYNRQRDIDVLVQARKSSQYLIQELIPALEQSCRVVVVNSYVEDIAELFNRAKVYLYDSAEYWAQQGVTEGFGLQPLEAMACGCQVFSSVNGGLSDYLDPGFNCYKIAGYAREFDVQRILQVIERPQLPCLSEAILAEYRTENILKRLQVILQDINNFFDKRSSYVHPIRDLTPTRIAQLNLQRFMSKLSKKYFKAR; translated from the coding sequence ATGAGAAAACTGTATTTCTTAGTACCGGGAACGGGTGGGAAGTTTGCCTGTGGTGGGCTGTGGGCGGAGTTAAAAACTCTAAATCTGGCAAAACAGATTTGTGATGCAGCAGCCGTAACATATCGTCAGCGAGAAAAGGATACGCCGTTCTTACAAGATCTATTGCAAAGTAATTTGAATGCAGATGATGTCATATTTGTACTGAGTTGGGGATTTGATGTCGCCAAACTCGCTAATCAGCTCAAACAATATCATGCGATCTATCATGCCCATAGTACGAATTATGGATTTAGGCTTTCAGCCAATATTCCAATTATTACCGTCAGCCGTCATACGATGGGGTATTGGGGACAGCGATCGCCACATTCACTAATTTATTATTTGCCCAACCAAATTAGCGATGAGTTTCAAAATTATAATCGCCAGCGCGATATAGACGTTTTAGTTCAAGCACGGAAATCCTCTCAATATCTCATCCAAGAATTAATTCCTGCTTTAGAACAAAGCTGTCGCGTCGTCGTCGTGAATTCTTATGTTGAAGATATAGCAGAACTATTTAATCGGGCTAAAGTGTACCTATATGATTCAGCAGAATATTGGGCGCAACAGGGTGTAACTGAAGGTTTTGGACTACAACCTCTAGAAGCGATGGCATGTGGTTGTCAAGTTTTTTCCAGTGTAAATGGTGGTTTATCCGATTACTTAGATCCTGGTTTTAACTGCTATAAAATTGCTGGATATGCGCGGGAATTTGACGTGCAGCGGATTCTCCAAGTTATAGAACGTCCTCAATTACCTTGTCTCTCTGAGGCTATTTTAGCTGAGTATCGGACTGAGAATATCTTGAAACGCCTACAGGTCATTTTGCAAGATATTAATAACTTTTTTGACAAACGATCGTCTTACGTTCATCCAATTCGAGATTTAACCCCGACAAGAATTGCTCAGCTAAACTTACAAAGATTCATGAGTAAGTTGAGCAAAAAATATTTTAAAGCGCGATAG
- a CDS encoding DICT sensory domain-containing protein yields the protein MSNLTSVLSDLLVAVPQLRTQVYFKASLTALSHAMEDQVLASTSDQPLLIASFQRERFYRQEAHRYKRLARQTNQVYVLAAPETDFTNASEYYETIAFDPTESLSQEWHLVAIGQNYSTCLICRERPSIVQIKPSPHLPAVDMDPTRQFEGIWTSERQISCIAAELLLQRILHYRPELAAKIELARDRFGIFPQRRSSAKKSKTAAPITLPSLDPAAIDTNPFVQRLVTYLQAGQYKLLKAYRSIAAQERKERLINSITAAIRKGSATGLPLHPQEILKVAVRELGIALAACRCLIYRAQANDDRVAIAHEYLQPGISSVVGKVMPLQKNPLFQEMTCQQGSICIVDTQTDSRVTDSPLLQQLVKQLDIRSWLLMPVLYQGKLLGIVESHYCGFQPHQWTADETSLVEAIATQVGAALIQAEAYANLEDLNQQLEALDRTRSNLIAITGHELRTPLSTIQVCLESLATEPDMPLELRQVMLSTALTDSERMRKLVQDFLTLSNLESGRVEWHPETLPLDECVELALSRVRTRSNPDDLPQIVSTIPVQLPLIRVDGDWLVELIAKLLDNACKFTPPTGQIAIAARTNGGTTLEVTVSDTGRGIEPNRLEIVFDRFYQEEGALRRTAGGTGLGLAICRQIVNSWNGKIWAESAGKDKGSTFHFTVPTVE from the coding sequence ATGAGCAATTTGACTTCTGTGCTAAGCGATCTGCTAGTAGCAGTACCTCAACTGAGAACCCAAGTTTATTTCAAAGCTTCTTTAACGGCTTTGTCCCATGCGATGGAAGACCAAGTGCTTGCCTCGACTTCAGACCAACCGTTGCTGATTGCTAGCTTTCAGCGGGAACGCTTCTATCGTCAAGAAGCCCACCGCTACAAACGCCTTGCTCGGCAAACGAATCAAGTCTACGTACTAGCAGCACCGGAGACAGATTTTACGAATGCTTCCGAATACTACGAAACGATCGCCTTCGATCCAACAGAATCATTAAGTCAAGAATGGCATCTCGTCGCGATCGGGCAAAATTATAGCACTTGCCTGATTTGTCGCGAACGCCCCAGCATAGTCCAGATTAAACCCTCACCTCATTTGCCAGCGGTGGATATGGACCCCACCCGCCAGTTTGAAGGTATCTGGACTTCCGAGCGACAAATTAGCTGTATCGCAGCCGAGCTATTACTTCAACGCATTTTACATTACAGACCAGAATTAGCCGCTAAAATCGAACTCGCGCGCGATCGCTTCGGTATATTTCCACAAAGGCGATCGTCAGCGAAAAAGTCTAAAACTGCTGCCCCCATTACTTTACCCTCGCTAGATCCTGCGGCGATCGATACCAATCCTTTCGTCCAGAGATTAGTAACGTACCTGCAAGCCGGACAGTACAAATTACTCAAAGCCTACCGCTCGATTGCTGCCCAAGAACGGAAAGAACGCCTCATCAACTCGATTACCGCTGCGATTCGCAAAGGTAGCGCCACTGGACTACCGTTACATCCCCAAGAAATTTTGAAAGTCGCAGTCCGCGAATTGGGAATTGCCCTGGCTGCCTGCCGCTGCTTGATTTATCGCGCCCAAGCTAACGATGATAGGGTGGCGATCGCTCACGAATATTTACAACCTGGCATTTCCTCAGTGGTAGGAAAAGTCATGCCTTTACAAAAAAATCCCTTATTTCAAGAAATGACTTGTCAGCAAGGATCGATCTGTATTGTCGATACTCAAACTGACTCCCGCGTGACTGATTCACCCCTGCTACAACAGCTCGTAAAACAGCTGGATATTCGTTCTTGGTTGTTAATGCCAGTGTTGTACCAAGGTAAGTTATTGGGAATAGTCGAATCTCATTATTGTGGTTTCCAACCACACCAGTGGACGGCAGATGAAACTTCTTTAGTCGAAGCGATCGCCACTCAGGTAGGCGCAGCATTGATTCAAGCCGAAGCTTACGCAAATCTAGAAGACCTCAACCAGCAATTAGAGGCGCTCGATCGCACCCGCAGCAACCTCATCGCGATTACTGGACACGAACTGCGTACCCCCCTCTCGACGATCCAAGTTTGTTTGGAAAGCCTTGCCACCGAGCCAGATATGCCCTTGGAATTGCGGCAAGTCATGCTCAGCACTGCCCTTACCGACTCCGAGCGGATGCGCAAATTAGTCCAAGATTTTCTCACCCTCTCCAACTTAGAAAGCGGACGGGTAGAATGGCATCCTGAAACTTTACCCTTAGATGAGTGCGTCGAGCTTGCCCTCAGCCGCGTCCGCACCCGTTCTAACCCAGACGATTTACCGCAGATCGTCAGCACAATTCCAGTCCAACTTCCTCTAATTAGGGTTGATGGAGACTGGTTGGTAGAGTTAATCGCTAAACTGTTGGATAACGCCTGCAAGTTTACGCCTCCCACAGGACAGATCGCGATCGCCGCACGTACCAACGGTGGCACGACGCTAGAAGTCACCGTTTCCGACACCGGACGCGGTATTGAACCCAATCGGCTCGAAATTGTTTTCGATCGCTTCTACCAAGAAGAAGGCGCGCTCCGTCGCACCGCAGGAGGTACGGGTTTAGGCTTAGCAATTTGTCGTCAAATTGTCAATAGCTGGAACGGGAAAATCTGGGCAGAATCAGCAGGAAAAGACAAAGGGAGTACGTTTCACTTTACAGTTCCGACTGTGGAATAG
- the psaD gene encoding photosystem I reaction center subunit II, with protein sequence MAETLEGQTPIFGGGTGGLLTKAEREEKYVITWTSPKEQVFEMPTGGSAIMRQGKNKLEIARKEYGIALGGQQLRAKFKINDYKIYRVYPNGETQMIHPADGVFPEKVNQGRPKVRYVDRNIGSNPSPAKLKFSGVQPYDAP encoded by the coding sequence ATGGCAGAAACACTTGAGGGACAAACACCTATATTTGGTGGCGGCACTGGTGGCTTGCTGACCAAAGCAGAAAGAGAAGAAAAATACGTTATCACTTGGACTAGCCCCAAGGAGCAAGTTTTTGAAATGCCAACAGGTGGTTCAGCCATCATGCGGCAGGGCAAAAATAAGCTAGAAATTGCTCGCAAAGAGTATGGTATCGCTTTGGGCGGGCAACAACTGCGGGCGAAATTCAAAATTAACGACTACAAAATCTATCGAGTTTATCCTAATGGGGAAACTCAGATGATTCATCCAGCTGATGGTGTCTTCCCAGAAAAAGTCAACCAAGGTCGTCCAAAAGTACGTTACGTCGATCGCAACATTGGCAGCAACCCCAGCCCAGCCAAGTTGAAGTTCAGCGGCGTACAGCCATACGACGCACCCTAA
- a CDS encoding inositol monophosphatase family protein encodes MSETPSPRAIVENLFPHLQVATAYADRIQSKIAALPAKGEGDNFFAAALTDADLAIQNLVEVALLANFPHIRFYGEEYEQSRNTKYFRAIDLGGEGDYLVTLDPIDGTQFYLDGHANYQIILSILNWDDFEAVIAISPAQNTYYYALRGEGAFQGTLTQDLAACKPLRVEQPKPTILLGWGMSALQSRLKQQDYEVIDIATAYSREIQVPNLNGILTGEIAGAAIASGKFIDGAALAFLAREAGCIVTTHSGSVPPPLHTCKDYSLPGLIVAASESVHQHLLAAVQNLAE; translated from the coding sequence ATGTCAGAGACACCGAGTCCACGCGCGATCGTCGAAAATTTATTTCCCCATCTTCAAGTAGCAACAGCCTACGCGGATCGGATTCAATCTAAGATTGCCGCACTCCCTGCAAAAGGAGAAGGAGATAATTTCTTTGCTGCGGCTTTGACCGATGCAGATCTGGCGATTCAAAATCTAGTGGAAGTGGCACTTTTGGCAAACTTTCCTCACATCCGCTTTTACGGAGAAGAATACGAACAATCGCGCAATACAAAATATTTCCGCGCGATCGATCTGGGTGGCGAGGGTGACTATCTCGTGACGCTAGACCCCATAGACGGGACTCAGTTCTACCTCGACGGACATGCAAATTATCAAATCATTCTCAGCATTCTTAATTGGGATGACTTTGAAGCAGTCATAGCCATCTCTCCCGCCCAAAATACCTACTACTACGCGCTACGTGGCGAAGGCGCTTTCCAAGGAACTTTGACACAGGATTTAGCAGCCTGTAAACCATTACGAGTCGAGCAGCCAAAACCAACTATTCTCTTAGGATGGGGGATGAGTGCGCTTCAATCGCGATTGAAACAACAGGACTACGAAGTCATAGATATAGCCACTGCCTACTCGCGGGAAATTCAAGTTCCTAACCTCAACGGTATTTTAACTGGTGAAATAGCTGGAGCAGCGATCGCCTCTGGTAAATTCATCGATGGTGCTGCACTCGCTTTTCTTGCCAGAGAAGCTGGTTGTATTGTCACCACTCATAGTGGTTCTGTTCCCCCTCCTTTGCACACCTGTAAGGACTACAGCTTACCAGGACTCATAGTGGCTGCATCAGAATCGGTACACCAGCACTTATTAGCAGCGGTGCAAAATTTGGCAGAGTAA
- the trpE gene encoding anthranilate synthase component I, whose protein sequence is MVFPDFAQFQQLATQGNFIPVYQEWVADLDTPVSAWYKVCAGQPYSFLLESVEGGENIGRYSFLGCDPLWTLAAKGDRTIQTYRDGTQVTIEGDPFAALASCLEPYHPVKLPQLPPGIGGLFGFWGYELIRWIEPRVPVYPATESDLPDGLWMQIDQLLIFDQVKRKIWAIAYADVRHVETLHVTSLQQAYQQAGDRVRQMVEKLQLPLSHRDTVLEWQSPEEVRKQDDPRLPTPDSRLPLNYTSNITKEQFCANVDKAKAYIKAGDIFQVVLSQRLTTTYEGDPFALYRSLRLINPSPYMAYFHFQDWQIIGSSPEVMVKAERDPNGVMVATLRPIAGTRPRGKTPQEDAAFAADLLQDPKEIAEHVMLVDLGRNDLGRACKSGTVKVDELMVIERYSHVMHIVSNVVGELAPDKKAWDLLKACFPAGTVSGAPKIRAMEIIHELETCRRGVYSGVYGYYDFEGQLNSAIAIRTMVVRDGAASVQAGAGLVADSDPDKEYEETLNKARGLLVAIRCLEKN, encoded by the coding sequence ATGGTCTTTCCCGATTTTGCTCAATTTCAGCAGTTAGCGACACAAGGTAACTTCATTCCGGTTTACCAAGAATGGGTAGCGGATTTAGATACACCTGTATCTGCTTGGTATAAGGTGTGTGCGGGTCAGCCTTATAGCTTTTTGTTGGAATCGGTCGAAGGAGGCGAAAATATTGGGCGCTATAGCTTCTTGGGGTGCGATCCGCTATGGACTTTAGCGGCAAAAGGCGATCGCACGATTCAAACTTATCGCGACGGTACGCAAGTCACGATTGAGGGCGATCCGTTTGCTGCCCTAGCATCGTGTTTAGAACCTTATCATCCGGTGAAGTTACCTCAACTTCCCCCTGGTATTGGCGGTTTGTTTGGGTTCTGGGGATACGAATTGATCCGTTGGATCGAACCCAGGGTTCCAGTTTATCCAGCAACAGAAAGCGACCTGCCGGATGGCTTGTGGATGCAGATAGACCAATTACTCATTTTCGATCAAGTCAAGCGCAAAATCTGGGCGATCGCCTATGCCGACGTGCGCCATGTAGAGACGTTACATGTAACGTCTCTACAGCAAGCATATCAACAAGCAGGCGATCGCGTGCGTCAAATGGTTGAGAAACTCCAACTCCCTCTTTCCCATCGGGATACAGTTTTAGAATGGCAATCGCCAGAAGAAGTAAGAAAGCAAGACGACCCCCGACTCCCGACTCCCGACTCCCGACTCCCCTTAAATTACACGAGTAACATTACCAAGGAACAATTCTGTGCCAACGTCGATAAGGCAAAGGCATACATTAAAGCTGGCGATATTTTTCAAGTCGTCCTCTCCCAACGCCTTACGACAACCTACGAGGGAGATCCGTTTGCTTTATATCGTTCTCTGCGGCTGATTAACCCCTCGCCTTATATGGCTTATTTCCACTTCCAAGACTGGCAAATTATCGGTTCTAGTCCTGAAGTGATGGTGAAAGCAGAACGAGATCCAAACGGGGTAATGGTGGCGACTTTGCGCCCGATTGCCGGGACTCGTCCGAGGGGAAAAACACCCCAGGAAGATGCAGCCTTTGCCGCAGATTTATTGCAAGACCCGAAAGAAATTGCCGAACACGTCATGTTAGTTGACTTAGGGCGTAACGATTTGGGACGGGCGTGTAAAAGCGGTACGGTGAAAGTTGATGAATTAATGGTCATCGAGCGCTATTCCCACGTCATGCACATTGTTAGCAATGTTGTAGGAGAACTCGCGCCAGATAAGAAAGCATGGGATTTGCTCAAAGCTTGTTTTCCGGCTGGTACGGTCAGCGGTGCGCCAAAAATTCGAGCAATGGAAATTATTCACGAACTAGAAACGTGCCGTCGTGGGGTTTATTCTGGGGTCTATGGTTATTACGACTTTGAAGGGCAGTTAAATAGCGCGATCGCCATTCGTACTATGGTTGTGCGTGATGGTGCTGCTAGCGTTCAAGCTGGTGCTGGTCTAGTAGCCGACTCTGACCCAGACAAAGAATATGAAGAAACTCTCAATAAAGCTAGGGGTCTTTTAGTCGCTATTCGTTGCCTGGAAAAAAATTAA
- a CDS encoding deoxyguanosinetriphosphate triphosphohydrolase: MAWSKLLSRKRLGETFLEACEAEIPTQNRTSFQRDFDRIVFSSSFRRLKDKTQVFPLFNNDYVRNRLIHSLEASCVGRSLGTIVGEEIIKRHSNSLRDYIASDFGDIIAAACLAHDIGNPPFGHTGEDAIQEWFKSVRAQPVLQQLNLQQQADLTCFEGNAQGFRIITQKEKQADRIGMQLTYATLGTFMKYPRESLISSDIFPQYQGKSTAKHGFFQAEKNLVEQIAAEVGLIRRDANSAWWCRHPLVFLIEAADDICYHIVDLEDGFRMGYITYEEAENLLMALLQEDNLEYLGSDLLDNIKYLRSKAIHQLILEVKHVFLDFESDILSGEFDAPLTSVIPSANSLKEIVDITRRKVYESCEVIEVKVAGYEVLGGLLEEFITAISQEQFSKSYLIKKLLPNFKADDENLDLYKKILKVTDYISGMTDSYAVSVYKKIKGISLPRSGK; the protein is encoded by the coding sequence ATGGCATGGTCTAAATTACTATCTCGTAAACGACTGGGAGAAACTTTTTTAGAAGCTTGCGAGGCAGAAATTCCAACACAAAATCGAACATCATTTCAAAGAGACTTCGATCGCATTGTTTTCTCTTCTTCTTTTAGAAGATTAAAGGATAAAACACAAGTCTTTCCTCTATTTAATAACGATTACGTTCGCAACCGCCTCATTCATAGTTTAGAAGCATCTTGTGTGGGACGTTCCCTCGGCACGATTGTCGGGGAAGAAATTATTAAAAGACATAGTAACAGTTTGCGTGACTATATTGCCTCTGATTTTGGCGATATTATTGCTGCCGCTTGTCTAGCGCACGATATCGGCAATCCGCCATTTGGACATACTGGTGAAGATGCGATTCAAGAGTGGTTTAAATCGGTTCGCGCTCAGCCAGTATTACAACAGTTAAATCTACAACAACAAGCCGATCTGACCTGCTTTGAAGGTAATGCCCAAGGATTCAGAATTATAACTCAAAAAGAGAAACAAGCCGATCGCATTGGTATGCAACTTACCTATGCAACATTAGGAACTTTCATGAAGTATCCTAGAGAATCTTTGATTTCTAGCGATATTTTTCCACAATATCAAGGTAAAAGTACAGCTAAGCACGGCTTTTTTCAAGCAGAAAAAAATTTAGTCGAACAAATTGCCGCTGAAGTTGGTTTGATTCGTCGCGATGCAAACTCTGCTTGGTGGTGTAGGCATCCACTCGTATTTTTGATAGAAGCGGCTGACGATATTTGCTATCATATTGTCGATCTAGAAGATGGCTTTCGCATGGGTTATATTACTTATGAAGAAGCGGAAAACTTATTAATGGCTCTGCTTCAAGAAGATAATCTGGAGTATTTAGGCAGCGATCTATTAGACAATATTAAATATTTACGTTCTAAAGCAATACATCAATTAATTTTGGAAGTCAAGCATGTTTTCCTAGATTTCGAGTCAGACATTCTGTCAGGAGAATTTGACGCACCTTTAACATCAGTCATTCCTTCGGCAAATAGTCTTAAAGAAATTGTAGATATTACCCGGAGAAAAGTATATGAATCTTGTGAAGTTATTGAGGTTAAAGTAGCAGGCTATGAAGTTTTAGGAGGATTGTTAGAAGAATTTATTACTGCTATTAGTCAAGAGCAATTTTCTAAGAGCTATTTAATTAAAAAATTACTACCTAATTTTAAAGCAGATGATGAAAACTTAGATTTATACAAGAAAATTTTGAAAGTCACAGATTATATTTCTGGCATGACTGATTCTTATGCCGTATCAGTTTATAAAAAAATCAAAGGAATTTCTCTGCCTCGGAGCGGGAAGTAA
- a CDS encoding SDR family oxidoreductase has product MTDSSYIFLAGASRGVGQEIAKCLVQQGLQVKALLRTAAAQAELEAMGITVVFGDALNVEDVERAMLGDSISTVISTIGGLPKDGVRADYLGNKNLINGAVKAGVQKFILVSSIGSGNSVVAIPPQALATLKDVLIEKEQAENYLVASGLTYTVIRPGGLKSEPATGNGLLTADPRIAGTIHRADVAQLICRCLNSEKANNQILSAVDREMLYTPAQFEEFSLN; this is encoded by the coding sequence ATGACGGATAGTTCTTACATTTTTCTGGCTGGTGCGAGTCGCGGTGTGGGGCAGGAAATTGCTAAATGCCTGGTACAACAGGGTTTGCAGGTAAAAGCATTGTTGCGGACAGCGGCGGCGCAAGCGGAATTAGAAGCGATGGGAATTACGGTGGTTTTTGGCGATGCGTTGAATGTTGAAGACGTAGAACGGGCAATGCTGGGAGATTCCATCTCTACAGTTATTAGTACGATTGGCGGTCTACCAAAAGATGGAGTCAGAGCCGACTATTTAGGCAATAAAAATCTCATTAATGGAGCGGTGAAAGCAGGCGTACAAAAGTTTATTTTGGTATCTTCTATCGGGAGCGGCAATAGTGTAGTAGCTATACCTCCGCAGGCTTTAGCGACTTTGAAAGATGTTTTAATCGAGAAGGAACAAGCAGAAAATTATCTTGTGGCAAGTGGTTTGACTTATACAGTCATTCGTCCTGGGGGGTTGAAATCGGAACCAGCGACGGGTAACGGTTTGCTCACGGCAGATCCGCGTATTGCGGGAACGATTCATCGCGCTGATGTGGCTCAACTGATTTGTCGTTGTTTGAATTCGGAAAAAGCGAATAATCAAATTCTCTCTGCCGTGGATCGGGAAATGCTTTATACTCCAGCTCAATTTGAGGAGTTTAGTTTGAACTAA
- a CDS encoding S41 family peptidase: MQRFTLSRLNRWAIACLISISTLFLVWFVSPIPLLLAKPQAQVFDRVWQTVSENFFDPKLNGVDWKAMREQYKSQAVRAKSKPEFATVVNQMLSQLRTSHTRYYTADEPAYYQILGIFAKRNPDLQKQLKKFLPQGKIEYPGIGIFTKEIQGKTFISGILAGSPAAKAKLKVGDRIISVNGKPYQPIQSFTNIGKPVAIAIQRNAKTQTQQEIEVTPQIYDATTMFLKAQQASTQIIQKEGKKIGYVHIWSYAGDEYQQQLEEDLMYGRLKDADGLVLDVRDGWGGASPNYLNIYTANGPSVTMTGRDRQPSTANYQWKKPVVMVVNEGSRSGKEILAFGFQRYKIGSVVGSPTAGAVVGGRPFIMPDGSVLYLAVADVIIDGKYRLEGKPINPDILVPFTLEYAQGADPQKERAIDLITNSPSSSSQNDK; this comes from the coding sequence ATGCAGAGATTCACACTGTCTCGGTTAAATCGTTGGGCGATCGCCTGTTTAATTAGTATTTCTACTCTGTTTCTAGTCTGGTTTGTCTCACCAATACCATTGCTGCTAGCAAAACCGCAAGCACAGGTATTCGATCGCGTCTGGCAAACGGTTAGTGAAAACTTTTTCGATCCTAAATTGAATGGAGTGGACTGGAAAGCGATGCGAGAGCAATATAAGTCTCAAGCAGTTCGAGCGAAATCGAAACCAGAATTTGCTACCGTTGTCAATCAAATGCTATCCCAGTTGCGAACTTCTCACACGCGCTATTACACCGCAGATGAACCAGCTTATTATCAAATTTTAGGTATTTTTGCTAAACGTAATCCTGACTTACAGAAACAGTTAAAAAAATTCTTGCCCCAAGGTAAGATTGAATATCCTGGGATTGGTATTTTTACCAAAGAGATTCAAGGCAAAACTTTTATTAGCGGCATTTTAGCAGGAAGTCCGGCGGCGAAAGCCAAATTGAAAGTCGGCGATCGCATTATTAGCGTCAATGGCAAACCTTACCAACCAATCCAATCTTTTACAAATATTGGTAAGCCAGTTGCGATCGCAATTCAGCGGAATGCCAAGACTCAAACTCAGCAAGAAATTGAGGTTACGCCGCAGATATATGATGCTACGACGATGTTTCTCAAGGCACAGCAAGCCAGTACCCAAATTATTCAAAAAGAAGGGAAAAAAATTGGCTACGTACATATTTGGTCGTATGCAGGTGACGAATACCAGCAGCAACTTGAAGAAGATTTAATGTACGGTCGCCTCAAAGATGCAGATGGGTTAGTTTTAGACGTGCGGGATGGATGGGGTGGCGCATCGCCCAATTATCTTAATATATATACTGCCAATGGTCCCAGCGTTACCATGACAGGACGCGATCGCCAACCATCTACAGCAAACTATCAATGGAAAAAACCAGTCGTGATGGTTGTCAATGAAGGTAGTAGAAGCGGTAAAGAAATTCTAGCGTTTGGCTTCCAGCGCTATAAAATTGGCTCTGTAGTCGGTTCCCCTACAGCAGGCGCAGTAGTAGGAGGTCGTCCTTTTATCATGCCAGATGGCAGCGTCCTTTATTTAGCCGTTGCTGACGTGATAATTGACGGTAAATATAGACTAGAAGGCAAGCCCATTAACCCAGATATTCTCGTTCCCTTTACTCTAGAATATGCCCAAGGCGCAGATCCGCAAAAAGAACGAGCGATCGACTTAATTACAAATTCGCCATCTTCCTCATCGCAAAATGACAAATGA